The Deltaproteobacteria bacterium genomic sequence CGAAAAGAGAGTGCCAGGCATCTTCCGTAATGACGCGAATGGGAATCCGGTAATCAGGATCAGCGCCTGCATAGCAATCCTGGACATAAACGTCTTTTCCCTGGAGGTAAGCCTGCATTCTCAGGAAAATTTTATCAAACTTGTCTTCAGAGAAAGGGCGGTTGCTTTCACCCCACCAGACGTTGTCCTTGCTTGTTTCTTCCTCGATAACAAAACGGTCCCTGGGAGAACGGCCTGTATAATCGCCTGTTCTTACAACGAGAGGGCCTCGGTAGGATATAATGCCCACGCGCCTTCTGATCGATTGTTCATAAAGTACCGGCGGGACGCATGTCCAGTAAATATGATTTACGTTTTCAATGCCATGTTTGTCGAGACCGTAATTGGGGTTGTGCAAACCGCCTACCATGTTGTATTCCTCCCTTTATGAGCTATAAATATTTTAGCCGCTTATTATTGTAAAGGCATAAGATAGCATAAAAATGTTTGAAGAAAAAGGATGTCATGGAAAAGATGTTGTTTTTTATGTGAAATAATGGTGATGATTGCACAATCTAAGAAAATGCCCTCCCCTCTCCCTGAGGGAGAGGGCTTATTTATAGCTGCCTACAAAAACACAATAATCTTTAATCTTTTGTTAATCTGCTTTTTTGTATACTCATATCATAAAATAAGAAATAACTTAGGGAGGAAAACCATGGAAACTATGATGATATTGACAAAGGTAATTGGATCTCTTTATACCATTGTTGTTGTATTGGCAATGATCGTTATGCTGTAAAAGAATGGTACCGGACAACAGGGTTGAAGCGGTTTTTTTTGCATTTATTAAAAAAGCTTGTGATATAATCCCTGCTTTAATCAAGGCCAGAATCAAGTCAATTTATGAAAAAAAATTCTTTATTATTGCCATTAAGATTCTTTCTATATGTGGGCCTTTTTTTCTTTTTAGCCGCTTGCTCTCATACTGTTAACAATGAGGTGGCGCCTCTTATTGAAGATGGCTCGGTTTATTCTCTTTCAGATGAGGGAGGGGAAGAGATTAAAGAAAAATGGTGGCTTGCCTTTAATGATCCCCGCCTTGATGAACTTATTAATAAAGCGTTGTCAGATAGTTTTACTTTAAAGTCTTTTTACGCAAGAACTATACAGGCCGCCTCTCTGGAAAAACAGGCAAATGCCGTCAGGAAACCGCCTCTTACAGGTGAGCTGTCGCAAAGTTCGGACTGGGATAGTGATGGTGAACGAAGTGATACGTCAGCACTTGAACTGGGACTTTCATGGGAACTCGATCTCTGGTCGAGGCTGTCATCGGCTGAAAAGGCACTATTACTGGAAAATGAAGCGACAGGTGAAGATCTTGCCGGCGCGGCCCTCATTCTTGGTTCACAGGTGGCCCATACTTATTATCAGATTATTGAAACACAGGCACAGTTAAGGCTGCTTAAGAGCCAGATCGAGGTGGGAGAAAGATTTCTTCACCTCATCGAACTCCGCTTTAAAAATGGCAAAGCCTCTCTTGTCGATATCTACCAGCAGCGGCAGCAGGTAGCAGCCCTCAAATCTCAACTTCCACCGCTACGGGCGAAGTTATCGCTTCTTGCCAACGGTCTTCATGTACTCCTTGGCCGCGTACCATCAGGTGAGTTTAAAGAAGAGGCTAACTCTCTTCCTGAGCTTCCTCCATTGCCAAAGACAGGCATTCCCGCTGATCTCCTTATTAAAAGGCCCGATCTCAGAGTACGGCACAAGCGGCTTGTTGCCGCAGACTACCGTGTGGCTGAGGCCGTAGCCGGCAGACTTCCGGCAATTAAGCTTTTTGCTTCGGGAGGGCTGCGGGGTGATGCTCTCTCGGGCAGCAACCGTTTTTATTCCCTTATGGGAGAACTGGTCATGCCTATTATCGACTGGGGCAGGCGAAAGGCTGAAGTTGAGAGACGAAAGGCTATTGTTGATGAACAGCTTGCCCTTTATACGCAGGCCTTTCTCCTTGCCATAGAAGAAGTTGAAAATGCCCTGCGACAGGAAAAGGAACAGCTGGCGCTTATTGAAGCGCTTGGTGAGCAATATGAGATTGCCGGGGAAACTTTGGGTGAGACGAGGAAGCGCTACCTGCAGGGAGTGAGCGATTATCTCCCCCTCCTTACGGCGCTTCAGTCTGTGCAAAAGCTTGAACAGGATATGCTCCGTGAAAAAGGAGAGCTTATTTCAAACCGTATACTGCTCTACAGGGCGCTGGGAGGGAGTAAATTCTCCCCTCTCGATAAGCCTGACAATGAGCCCCATCGGGAAAATGAGGAGTTATAAATGAGTGATATAAAAATTAAAAGAAGATTAGCGGCAGCCGCCATAATCATCTCTATTACGGCAGCCCTTGTTTATGTTTTTTATGCCATGAAGCCTGCGACGAAAAAGAGGAGGCCCAAACCTGTCGTTCCCATTGTGGAAGTCCTTAATATTTCTCCCTCAACGGAAAGTGTATATATAGAGGCGGCAGGAGAGGTTATACCTGCAATGGAAGCAAATCTCTTTGCTGAAGTGGAGGGGAAGATTATCGATATAAGCAGTGAACTCGTTCCTGGCGGTATTGTAAAAAAAGGTGATAAGCTGGTGAGTATCGATAGGGCTGATTATATTCTTCGCGTGAAGGAGCTAAAAGCTGGGCTTGCCGAGGCTGAGTCGCAGCTGGAACTTGAAGAGGGACAGCAGGTGGTTGCCCGTGAGGAGTGGCGTCTTTTTGAAAAGGAGCATGCTGCAGCTCAGGCTGATAAAAGTCTTGCTCTAAGGGAACCCCATCTGAAAAGTGCAAAGGCCCGGCTCGATGCCGCCAGAAGCAGACTGGCTGCGGCTGAACTCGATTTAAAAAGGACGACGGTCGTTGCTCCCTTCAACGGAATTATTTTGGAGGAATTTGCTGAAAAGGGCCAATACGTAGGAAGGCAGGGAAAAATTGCCACACTGGCCGGAACGGATTACTTCTGGGTACGTGTTTCGATCCCTCTCGGGTATGTTTCACGGATTGCCTTCCCGGATAAAAAGAATAAAAGCGGAGCAGAGGTAAAGGTCATTCTCGATACATCCAATGGCAAGAAAGTTATCCGCAGCGGTAATGTTGAAAAATTACTGGGCGATCTTGATCTTAAAGGACGAATGGCGAGAATCCTCGTCAGGATAGATGATCCCCTTGCCCTTGGAGACAAGGCGGGTGACGGCAGGATACTCATCGGCAGTTTTGTCAAACTTCAAATTGATGCCGGTAAACTGGAAAATATTTATGCCCTTCCCAGGGAAGTGGTACATGAAGGGGATCGTCTTTTTATTTTCAAAAAGGACAACACGCTAGATGTGCGGAAACTGGATATCCAGTGGCGTCGAAAAAATGAGCTTTTAGGCCTTGTCAAAATGGATGAAGGGGAACGTCTTATTGTAAGTCGTCTGCAGAATGCCCTTCCCGGGATGAAGTTGAGGGCTGCCGGGGATAAGGTAGTGGGGGATAAGGTGGGGAAGGCAGAGGGGAAAGGGAAGGAGTAGAGAGGATTTTACCACCCCTAAAGCCCTTTATGCCCTGTGGGTGCTCCTAAAAATAGGAGGGGAGATTAAAGTTCCTCCCCTTGAGGGTAGAGGTTAGGAGGGATCTTAAAGGACTGTTGAAATGAAGTAATCACATTTCATTGATCTGGTTAAAATTTCATGAATAGCGATAAAAATATAAGAAAAGGTCTCCTTTCTTGGATGGCCGACAATCATGTGGCAGCCAACCTTCTCATGATAGCACTCATCATCGGTGGTCTTGTAAGTGCATTCAAGATTAAGCAGGAGGTCTTCCCTGAATTTGCCCTTGATATAGTCAAAGTTACTGTTGCCTATCCCGGGGCTACGCCTGAGGAGGTGGAAGAGGGGATAATCCTTGCCGTTGAGGAAGAGGTGCGGGCATTGGAGAACATTGACCGCGTTACTTCCATTGCCCTCGAAGGGCGGACTACTATCATCGCAGAATTGGTGACCGGTGTTGATGCCAACTACATGTTGCAGGAGATAAAGAGCGCCGTTGACCGCATTACTTCCCTACCTGAAGATGCTGAAAGGCCAGTCATCAGCCTCCAGTCGAGACGCCGTGAAGTGATCAGGCTTGCCCTTACGGGAAATTTTGATGATCGGACAATGTATGACATGGCGAGTCATATGAGGGACGAACTGGCTGATCTTCCAGAAATTACCCAGGTTGAATTAAGAGGAGTCAGGGAGCCCGAAGTAAGTGTTGAGGTGCCCCGTCATAGGCTGAGGGCTTATGGTTTAACCCTTGGTGATATTGCAGGGGCCATCAGGGAACAGTCCGTTGACATTCCTGCCGGAGGGATCAAGACAAAGGGAGGAGAGGTTCTTTTAAGGACCAAGGAGCGGCGTGACTATGCCGGTGAATTTGCAGGGATTTCACTGGTAAGCCGCAAGGATGGTACGGAGGTCAAACTGGGTGATATTGCTACTATCAGGGAGGGTTTTGCCGAGACAGATAAAGAGGCCTACTATAACGGCAAGAAGGCTGTTTTAATTAATGTGTTTCGTACCGGTGAGGAGACACCCAACGAGATATCGGAGGCTGTTTATGATTACATAACTTACATCAAGCCATCCCTTCCTCCCGGCATGGACCTGGCCGCCTACAGGGACAGGTCTGAACTCTATCAACAGAGACTCGACCTTCTCTTGTCCAACGGTGCTATTGGGCTTCTTCTCGTCGTTATTACTCTTACCCTTTTCCTTGAGGCGCGTCTCGCTTTTTGGGTTGCCATGGGTATTCCCATGGCTGTTATCGGTTCTTTTATTATCCTTTCCTTTTCGGGAGGAACTATCAATATGATCTCCCTTTTCGCCTTTATTATTACACTCGGTATCGTCGTTGATGATGCCGTAGTTGTTGGTGAGAATATCTACTATCATCGCCAAAAGGGGCTTTCTCCTCTGGCTGCTTCCGTTAAGGGTGTGAGAGAGATGTCAGTGCCTATATTCATTGCTGTTTCAACGAATATTCTTGCTTTTGTTCCGCTACTTTTTGTTACCGGTCGGATGGGGCGTTTCTTTTTCGTTCTGCCCGCTGTTATAATTTCGGTTTTCCTTATTTCACTGATCGAATGCCTTTTTGTCCTGCCGGCTCACCTCAATTATCCCAGGAGGAAAAGAGGGCGATTTATGGAACTTTTCGAGGCTCTTCCTGACCGTTGTGCAGTGGGACTTGAATGGTTTATAGATCGGATTTTTTCACCTCTTGTTCGTTTCTGTCTCTCCTATCGCTATCTAACGGCCCTCGTCGCCATTGCTGTTCTTATTGTCTCTCATGCCTACTGGACTAATGGCTGGATCAATTATTCATACTTTCCCCGTATACAGACAGATAGTATCGATGCAGAAATCGAACTTCCCTATGGTTCACCTGTCGAGGAAGTCAGGCGTATTGCCCGTCTTGTTGAAGAGGGGGGGCTAAGGGCCGTAGATAAAAACGGGGGCAGGGAAATTGTAAGAGGGGTGATGACTGACATTTCGGGGGGAAATACGGCACAGGTTACTTTTCAGCTCGTTCCCCAAAATGAGCGGGAAATGACATCACGCCAGTTCAGTATTAAGTGGCGCCAGGAGGTAGGAGAAATCCCGGGTCTGGAAAGGCTCTTCTTCGATTACGTCGTAGGTCCAGGTGGTTCGGCGGCCATCAATATAGAATTGACCCATCCCGATCCGAAGACGCTTGAGGCTGCTGCAAGTGACGTTGCTGCAGAGCTTGCCCAATATAAGGGTGTTACCGATATTGATGATGGTTTTGCACAGGGAAAACCACAGTTTGATTTTAATATGAAAGCTGAAGGGCGTTCACTTGGTTTAACTGCAAGGTCTCTCGGTAGCCAGGTAAGGCATGCTTATTATGGGGCTGAAGCGCTTCGCCAGCAGCGGGGGCGCGATGAAGTCAGGATTATGATCCGATTACCCAAAGAGGAGAGACGGTCGCTTTACAGTCTGGAAGAACTCCTTATATTAACGCCTGATGGAGGTGAAGTGCCTCTTTCCTCAGCGGTGACGATTACAGGGAGCCGCGCCTATACGGAGATTGATAGAGTTGACGGCAAGAGAGTGCTCAACGTCAAGGCGAGTGTCATTCAGGGGGTGACTAATGAGAATAAGGTCCTTGATGGTCTAAAGAGGAATTTTCTCCCCGAACTGAAGGCAAAGTATGCCGGCCTTAAATATACCTTTGCAGGCCGGCAGAGGCAGCAGGCTCAGTCACAGGAAGACCTTCATATGGGGATTACCTTTATCATGGCGGGCATCTTCTGCTTTCTTGCTATTCCTTTCAGGAGCTATGCCCAGGCGATAGTGGTTATGCTTAGCATCCCTTTCGGTCTTGTATGTGCCCTTGTAGGGCATATTATCATGGGTTATGATATGAGCATCACCAGTATTTTCGGCATGATTGCTCTTTGTGGAATTGTGGTCAACGGAGGCCTTGTATTTATAATCACAGCCAATAAGATGATGCGAGAAGAGGGGAAAAGCGCCTATGACGCGGCCTATCTGGCGGCAAGGCGGAGGTTCAGACCTATTATGCTCACATCGCTAACCACCTTTTTCGGCCTTGCCCCCATGATCTTCGAACAATCGGTCCAGGCCAGGTTCCTCATCCCCATGGCCATTTCCCTCGGCTACGGCATCCTATTTTCCACAGGTGTTGTCCTGCTGCTTACACCAACGCTTTACGTTATTCACCAGGATCTCCGGCACCAGATCAAGGCTTTTTTCGGGAGAGATGAAGAGGGTATGGGGGAGAGTGGCGAAGTAAAAGAAGAAATGGAAGCGTGAACTGCCCCCGATTTTACTTAAACTAATTCCAAATCCCTCCTGACCTCCTCTATGAGCCGTTGTCTCCGAGCCATAGGCCTTTACAAAGGGAGTAAGAATATACTTACTGCAAGGTAAAGGGCTCAAAGGAATGCTTGCAATACCGGCCCGGAATGGCATGGTCTCCCTCTTCAAAGTCGAAGAAAACACAGTCCACTCCTTTGGCTGAAGTTATGGAATAGGTAACTGACGCCATGTAAGATAACGCGCCGCTCGTTCCCATTCTCCGGGTAAGGTGCTCAGAGTTGGCAATGCCGATAAATACGGTATTGTTTTCCTGCTTGTTGAAGATCACGCGCGGGAGCTCCTCCTGATTAAATTCGTAATTTAACGCTTCAGTAATTCTTTTGGCATCGGCCGATTTAAGGGCTTTTTTAAAAACAGGAAAAAGACCGGCATCTTCGGTAGTCCATATGCCCGGTTGGTAGCCGTCAACAAGTCTTTTTATCCGCTTGCTCATCGCCTGCTTTTGTTCTTCATGTTTCTTGACTTCTTCAAAAAGTTCCCCGTTTTTCTTTGACAGTTCCTTGTTTTTTGCCGCAAGCGCATTGACTTTTGCTTCAAGCGCTTTAACTTCCGGTATTTTCTCTACACCCCTTTGGGTTTGCGGTGGCGTCACTCCTTCAGGTTCAGGTTTTTCACCGTTGCATCCAAAAAATTGAAATAAGAGTACACTGCAGATGATCAGGAAAAGAAGATGCTTTTCATTGCTGTATCTTTTCATAGGGAAACCTCCAAATCTTATATAATATATAAAATTAGCCCATTTATTTTGTTTTCGCAACTTCATCGGCTAAATATCTTTGCATTTAATAGCAAAGTCAACATGATAGTGATCGTCATGGCGCACCCAGGATTTTTTCTTTGGAATGGTAATGTTTTTCCTCATGTATTCTCCGTATTTGGTCTTATAAAGCAGGGATTGCAGATGAGGATCAAATATTACTCTCTCGATGTCAATGCCATACTTTTTCGCCGTTTTATGCAAAGCAACAATGTGAGCCCCCATACTTTCAAAGTCAATGGTGTACTCTTTATAAATTCCCTTCCTGCTAAATTCAATGTTGTAACCCCATTTATTAAAGAGATGGGTTGGTAAGTAAAGAGACTCGCCCTTCCTGTTTGTGACGGGAACAATGAAGTCCACTGACAGACCATTTTGATGGGTTTTATGGGGCTTAAAAGGGCCGCCTTCCTTAAAACCGGTTTCAGCATATTTAAAGACTTTAGAGGGCTCTTCCTTTTCAAGCATGCCGTAGCTTTCTGTGACAACATCCCTGACGGTACTGTGGACGTAGGTTCTGCCTGATAAATTGGCAAGAATGCTGTAGGAAATGTAATTATTACCCCCCGAGGGGAGTTTGACGCCTTTTTCCAGTCTGCCCTTTGAAGTGGTTCCGTAACAGATGCTCTTTTCTTCAGTCCAGGCAGTTATGGGTGAGATGGAAAGGAAAATGATCAGTATAAATGTTGTTTTAATCATTTCTATTATTTCTCTATCAGTGCATGGGAAGATCAGGATGCAGTCTGAGCGCAGGAATGGATTGCATAAATGAGGTCTTTCTTTTTTATCGGTTTGGACAGGTGGCTTGTGCAACCTGCATTAATACACTTTTCTACTTCCTCTTTTAAAGCGTGTGCCGTGAAGGCTATAACAGGCGTTTCTTCTTTATCATTTCTTTTTTCCCATCCCCTGATGGCCCTTGTCGCCGAATAACCATCCATAACGGGCATCTGCATATCCATGAGGACAAGGTCATATTCATTGCTAACAAAAAGTTCAATGGCTTCTTCGCCGTTTTTAGCCATATCGATGGTGTGCGGCGTATCTTTCAGAAAGGCCTCTACCAGCAGACGGTTGTCTTCCGCGTCTTCTGCCAGGAGGATTTTAAGCGGCCCTTCTTTAGGCCAGGGTAAAAAAGTTTGCCTTTTGTCACTCTCTTCTTTGGAACCGATTTTCATGGCTATCGTGAAATAGAATGTGCTTCCTTCTCCCTCTTTACTCTCAACAGACAACTTGCCTCCCATCAAGTGAACAAGCTTTCTTGAAATGGAAAGCCCGAGACCCGTTCCGCCATGGGTACGTGTTGTTGAAGAATCTCCCTGCACAAACTCTTCAAATACTTTCTCTTTATTTTTTTCAGAGATGCCAATGCCCGTATCACTGACGGAAATAAGCAATTGACATGATTCATTTGGCCGGGGCGGTTCAAGACACCCGACGGAGACCATTACTCTGCCCGTGTCTGTGAATTTAATGGCATTACCGATAAGATTGACTAATATTTGTCTAAGGCGAATGGGGTCACCCAGCAGATAGCCCGGTACGTCGTGAGAAATCTCTTTTTTCAGTTCGATCCCTTTTTGGGCCGTCTTGATATTAAATATGGAAAAGATTTTTTCAATTTCTCCGGGCAGAGAGAAATTAATCTCTTCCAGTTCAATAAGCCCTGCCTCTACTTTGGAAAGATCGAGGATATCATCAATAATCCTTATGAGCGAATCTCCGGATTTTGTGAGACGCGCCACGTATTCCTTTTGCTCCTTGCTCAGGGCGGTTTCCGAAAGGAGTTCCGCCATTCCGATAATGCTGCTCATGGGTGTCCTTATCTCATGGCTCATATTAGCGAGAAACTCGCTCTTGGCCCTGTTTGCATCTTCGGCCATTTCCTTCGATTTTTTCAGCATCCTGGCCGACTCATTACGATCCGTTATATCGACAAAAGTAACGACGGAACCGATGACCCTGCCTTTATGCTCAAGCGGGTAAGACCAGTATTCCGCTTCGAAGCTGCTCCCGTCTTTACGCCAGATCACTTCATCGTCGACGTGTGTGCCGCGGCCCTTGTGAAATGCCTCGTATATCCTGCATTCCTTTTCGGGATACTTTGAACCGTCAGGGTGGCTATGATGAATAAGGTTATGCATGTTTTTTCCCAAAAGACTTTCGGCGCTGTCATAACCGAGGAGTTTAATGCATGATTTGTTTGCAAAGGTACAATTCCCCTTGAGATTGAGGCCGTAGATCGCTTCTGCTGCGGAATTTATAAGCAGGTTAACATGGTTTTCACTTTCTGTTAAGGTTTCCAGGAGATAATCGAGGTCGGCTTTTCTAAAATCAATTCTTTTTGTGGAGGTCATGTCGGCAGGACTTAGCCGCCTTGCAATAGTAACGGCCCTGCTTACAGGCTTTCCGATTTTTCTGTCTACCAGTAAAATGAGAAGAAGAACAAATAGAGAGGCAAAGAGCAGCGCCGTTGCAAAGACCCTTTGTTCCACTTTTATAATTTCATTTTGCAGATTTTCTATTTTCAGCTTTTCAATGGTCATCAGCCGTTTAATCAGCCTGGCCAGCGATTCATGAAGTGAAATATCTCCTTTCCTGATTAATTTATCGGCAGCCATGTGGGCATCTTTATCTGTTTTCTTGAAGAGGTGGATTGCCTGCCGGTATTTTTTTCCAAGGAGGTGATGGTTTTCCCTGACTTTTATGAGCAGTTTATTCAATTCATTATCTTTATGTTCAGCCAATATGGATTCGAGATCATTGAGCCCGGAAAGGAACTGTCGCTCAATAGCATAAAAATTGCTCAAATGACGGTAGTAAAGTTGTTCATCCTGCCCCCTTAAAAGAATATCTTTCCATGCCTGAACCTGTTTGTCGAAGAGATCTTCCGTCTCTTCCGCCAAATGGATCTGGGCATGCATTTTTTCAGTAAGAATCACCTGTTTCTCCATCCCTTTTCTGGAAAGAAGTGATATATAGGCGCCCACAGCCAGCATTACCGATATTGCAGATATGAGGACAAGGGAGAGAAGGCTTCTGATTCCGGGTTTAATGAGAATGGGTTTCATTATTGTAAATGTTATCTATTGTTTGACGGGAGTGAATAACTGTTCACCATTTATACGAAAATTGCGGATCAGCTTACGGCCTTTTTCAGAGCTTATAAAATCAATAAATGCGGCCGCCCCTTCGGTGTTGACCGAGGGGTGTTTATTTGGGTTGACGGCAATGATGTTATAATAATTAATGAGCTTTATACCAGGGGCCATAAGGATCAATACCTGCCGCTTTCCACAAGCTTTTCTCCCTCTCATAGGTACCCGAATCATCAGGCCGGGAGAGAAAGAGCGCTTCTTTTGAGGCAATGTTTTTTAAGGCTTTCAGCACATCTTTCTCTTTACTTATGCCTGCCGGGTCATGGGCCGGACCTGCCATGACAAAATCATTATACATGGTTGTGTGGCGTTTCAGGCCGAATCCCTCATTAATTACCCCTGTTAATTTGATGATTTATTGGAAATAGAGGTTCTCAGGTCAGGGGAGATGAGTCTGTCATGTCAATATAAGTATACAGGAGAAAAGATGGATTTCAAATTGACTTGACTTTTAAAACGTTGTCATGTCTGCTCTCTTTTCCGGTTTGAGCAACAGCCCGCCTTAAATTTGACACCCATTTTAGGAAGGTGTAAACTCCAACTGTAAGTATTATAACCTTTTTCATGTGGAAACTATGGCCGCACATTCGGATAATAATGAGGTGAGTCTCGGCAAGCTTATCAGCAGAATTAAAAGCGAAGGGATAGAGGAAGCTTCCAAAAAAGCGGAAGATATCATCACCGGGGCAAAAGCGGATGCCGCAAGGATTGTCGATGAAGCTGAAAGAAAGGCCCTTCATATCGTTACAAATGCCCGTAAAGAAGCTGAAGAGAGCAGTCAGCGAGGAATAGACTCACTCAAACTTGCCGCACGGGATAGCGCCATCGCCTTAAAACGATCTATTGAGGAAACCTTCCGCTCTGTTATTCTTAAGGACTGTAATGAAGCCCTTACCGGCGAGGCGCTTCAATCACTTATCGGAAAGATAGCAGAAGCATGGCACAAGGGAGATAAGGAGAGGGAAACCCTTGAGATTATTATCAGTGAAAAAGACCGGAAGGGATTGTCGGACAGCTTTATAAAAAAACTCGGAAAAGCGCTTGAAAGGGGAGTAGAAGTAAAAGGCCGTTCCGGCATGAAGGGCGGTTTTCGCGCGGGACTGAAGGGGGGTCATATGTATTACGATTTCAGCGATGAGGCTGTTGCCGAACTGCTTTTAAACAATCTCTTTCCCGAACTTGCGGCCATTCTCGATGAAAGGGGCAAAAAGGAGGAAGATAAGTGAAAAGCAGTTATTACTACTTTGTCGCTTCACTGCCCCACCTTTCTTTTTCTCAAACAAAGCCGATTTCCTATGAACATTTCCTCTCCCTTTGCGCTTCATTTCTTCATGCTAATGATTTTGACATTATAAAAAGCATTTCCCTTGCCGCCGCCGGAGGTAAGGCTGACTCTCTTGATTCCATGAAAAAATGGACGGCCTGGGACAGGGCGCTTCGATGGGAACTTGGACGCTTGAGGGCTGCCAAATTGGACCGTCAAATTGCGGCGCATGAGAATGCGGACAATAGTATTGCTTCCCATGCTGCAATGGTGGCAAAGGAGATTTTTGCCCTTTCCGCGCCCCTCGATGCCGATGAACAAATAGATAGAGCGAGATGGGAATATGTGGAACTTCTCGAATTTGGCCGTTACTTTGATATTGAGTGGCTCGCCCTTTATAGTCTCAAGCTTCACATACTGGAAAGGCGTGAGACCTTTGATCAAAAAGCAGGATTGCAGCGTCTTCATGCCATAATGGAGGGCGCGAGAAATAACTATGACGCAAAAGGAGACCCTGTGGAGGCAGATCTTGGCTAGGGTGGGATCTATTACAGGTGTTAACGGTAACATGGTTACCGTCAGGGTTGATGGCAGGGTCCGCCAGCATGAAGTTGCCCATGTTCATCTCGGTGAGAGGCGGCTAAAATCGGAAGTGGTGCGTATTCGGGGTGATATAGCCGATTTGCAGCTCTTTGAAAATTCACGGGGCCTCAGGGTGGGAGGAGGGGTTGAATTTACGGGAGAACTTCTCTCCGTCGAGCTTGGCCCCGGTTTGCTGGGCAGTGTATTTGACGGTCTCCAGACGCCGCTTAAGGTCATGGCCGGGAGTTTCGGCCACTTTCTTGAAGGGGGAGTAAGTATCCCGTCGCTTTCGAGGGATAGAAAATGGCAGTTTTCGCCTCTTGTCAAGACAGGCGACAGCGTGGAAGCAGGCCATAGGATAGGCTTTGTCAGGGAGGGGAAGTTCGATCATCACATCATGGTCCCCTTTCATCGGGTTGGAACTTTTACCGTCAGCGATATTGTTGAGTCCGGTGAGTACCTTATCGATGATAAAGTGGCATGCATCGAGGGAAATGATGGTGAAGAACATATTACCCTCTCTTTCCGGTGGCCCGTCAAGCGGCCCGTTACGGCCTATGAAGAG encodes the following:
- a CDS encoding ATP-binding protein, yielding MKPILIKPGIRSLLSLVLISAISVMLAVGAYISLLSRKGMEKQVILTEKMHAQIHLAEETEDLFDKQVQAWKDILLRGQDEQLYYRHLSNFYAIERQFLSGLNDLESILAEHKDNELNKLLIKVRENHHLLGKKYRQAIHLFKKTDKDAHMAADKLIRKGDISLHESLARLIKRLMTIEKLKIENLQNEIIKVEQRVFATALLFASLFVLLLILLVDRKIGKPVSRAVTIARRLSPADMTSTKRIDFRKADLDYLLETLTESENHVNLLINSAAEAIYGLNLKGNCTFANKSCIKLLGYDSAESLLGKNMHNLIHHSHPDGSKYPEKECRIYEAFHKGRGTHVDDEVIWRKDGSSFEAEYWSYPLEHKGRVIGSVVTFVDITDRNESARMLKKSKEMAEDANRAKSEFLANMSHEIRTPMSSIIGMAELLSETALSKEQKEYVARLTKSGDSLIRIIDDILDLSKVEAGLIELEEINFSLPGEIEKIFSIFNIKTAQKGIELKKEISHDVPGYLLGDPIRLRQILVNLIGNAIKFTDTGRVMVSVGCLEPPRPNESCQLLISVSDTGIGISEKNKEKVFEEFVQGDSSTTRTHGGTGLGLSISRKLVHLMGGKLSVESKEGEGSTFYFTIAMKIGSKEESDKRQTFLPWPKEGPLKILLAEDAEDNRLLVEAFLKDTPHTIDMAKNGEEAIELFVSNEYDLVLMDMQMPVMDGYSATRAIRGWEKRNDKEETPVIAFTAHALKEEVEKCINAGCTSHLSKPIKKKDLIYAIHSCAQTAS
- a CDS encoding DUF2764 domain-containing protein; protein product: MKSSYYYFVASLPHLSFSQTKPISYEHFLSLCASFLHANDFDIIKSISLAAAGGKADSLDSMKKWTAWDRALRWELGRLRAAKLDRQIAAHENADNSIASHAAMVAKEIFALSAPLDADEQIDRARWEYVELLEFGRYFDIEWLALYSLKLHILERRETFDQKAGLQRLHAIMEGARNNYDAKGDPVEADLG